A part of Arenicella chitinivorans genomic DNA contains:
- the mpl gene encoding UDP-N-acetylmuramate:L-alanyl-gamma-D-glutamyl-meso-diaminopimelate ligase: MNIHIIGICGTFMGGVARLARDLGHTVTGSDANTYPPMSTQLESLGIALFEGYRASNIPNDTDLVIVGNSISRGNSELEKVLDSGLRYTSGAQWLGENVLHDRWVLAVAGTHGKTTTSSLLAWILEYNQLAPGYLIGGVPENFGESARLGGETPFFVIEADEYDTAFCDKRSKFVHYRPRTLVLNNLEFDHADIFVDLSAIQTQFHHLIRTVPQHGKIIHNAQTPALDEVVAMGLWSEHCTFGDNDSAWRATKHRSDASQFRILYGEDGVDVSWDLIGDHNMWNALAAVAAAHHVGVQISHAAEALSQFKSVKRRMEKRYDHAGIRVFDDFAHHPTAISTTLQAAKNQAPEHQLIAVLEPRSNTMRSGVHKDTLKSALALADKVLLYAGSGLAWPIEDLSDTTTTVYTDTNTLLTDLLRLTESTQTASDIVIMSNGGFENIHQRLITQLRARDN, from the coding sequence ATGAATATCCATATTATTGGGATTTGCGGCACGTTTATGGGTGGTGTTGCCCGACTAGCTCGCGACCTTGGCCATACCGTCACCGGTTCCGATGCCAACACCTACCCGCCCATGAGTACACAACTTGAGTCATTGGGCATCGCACTATTCGAAGGCTACCGAGCGAGTAATATTCCCAACGACACGGACCTCGTCATTGTTGGCAACAGTATCTCGCGCGGCAACTCTGAACTTGAAAAAGTACTCGATTCCGGGCTGCGCTACACCTCTGGCGCGCAATGGCTGGGCGAGAATGTGTTGCACGATCGTTGGGTACTCGCCGTGGCTGGCACCCATGGCAAGACCACCACCAGCAGCTTGCTGGCGTGGATACTGGAATATAACCAGCTGGCACCAGGCTACCTGATTGGCGGCGTACCGGAAAATTTTGGTGAATCAGCCCGACTGGGTGGCGAGACGCCGTTTTTCGTTATCGAAGCCGATGAATACGACACGGCGTTCTGTGACAAGCGATCAAAGTTCGTGCACTACCGCCCGCGCACGTTGGTACTTAATAATTTGGAGTTTGACCATGCCGATATTTTTGTAGATTTGTCAGCCATTCAAACCCAGTTTCATCACCTGATCCGCACGGTACCGCAGCACGGCAAAATCATTCATAACGCTCAAACGCCTGCGTTGGATGAAGTGGTGGCAATGGGGCTTTGGAGTGAGCACTGCACTTTCGGCGACAATGACTCAGCTTGGCGTGCGACCAAGCATCGCAGCGATGCCTCGCAGTTCCGCATTCTTTATGGCGAAGACGGCGTCGATGTCAGTTGGGATTTGATTGGCGATCACAATATGTGGAATGCATTGGCGGCGGTGGCGGCCGCACACCATGTTGGCGTTCAAATATCGCATGCCGCAGAAGCCTTAAGCCAGTTTAAGTCAGTCAAACGACGCATGGAAAAACGTTACGATCATGCTGGTATCCGAGTATTTGACGATTTTGCGCACCACCCGACGGCGATCAGTACCACGCTGCAGGCGGCCAAAAACCAGGCACCCGAACACCAACTGATCGCGGTCCTGGAACCAAGGTCGAACACAATGCGTAGCGGTGTGCACAAAGACACTTTAAAATCGGCACTTGCGCTGGCAGATAAGGTCTTGCTGTACGCCGGATCAGGCTTAGCTTGGCCGATTGAAGACTTAAGCGATACCACGACCACAGTGTATACAGATACGAACACATTATTGACTGATTTACTGCGACTGACGGAATCGACACAGACTGCATCGGACATTGTTATCATGAGCAATGGTGGCTTCGAGAATATCCACCAGCGATTGATTACCCAACTACGGGCCCGAGACAACTAG
- a CDS encoding thiol:disulfide interchange protein DsbA/DsbL has translation MAQTLRTSAFALGIALLMACQGETIAQEVDSSKFKTVSKPMKVSTGEKIEVVELFWFGCGHCFALEPSVKQWLKNKPENAEFVKVPALFSKRWEFHGQAFYTMEALGAPSQAYDDFFAELHVKRSNINTLDQLVAFLSNYDFSEDQITSAFNSFAVDSKMRNARKITMNSGATGVPAVIVDGKYLTSEQLAGKGLQMFQVVDQLVSKAAAER, from the coding sequence ATGGCTCAAACTTTACGAACCAGTGCGTTTGCCCTTGGCATTGCATTGCTGATGGCCTGCCAGGGTGAAACTATCGCCCAAGAGGTTGATTCCTCAAAATTCAAAACTGTGTCAAAACCAATGAAAGTATCTACCGGCGAGAAAATCGAGGTAGTCGAGCTATTTTGGTTTGGATGTGGTCACTGCTTCGCGCTCGAGCCTTCTGTTAAGCAATGGCTAAAAAACAAGCCTGAGAATGCGGAATTCGTAAAAGTACCCGCGCTGTTTAGCAAACGCTGGGAGTTTCACGGCCAAGCTTTCTATACGATGGAAGCACTCGGCGCTCCCAGTCAGGCATATGACGACTTCTTTGCCGAACTGCACGTAAAACGGAGCAATATCAATACACTTGATCAATTAGTGGCGTTTCTGAGTAACTACGATTTCAGTGAAGACCAAATAACGTCAGCGTTCAACTCGTTTGCAGTCGACAGTAAGATGCGCAATGCGCGCAAAATCACAATGAACTCAGGCGCGACCGGTGTGCCTGCAGTCATCGTCGATGGCAAATACCTCACATCTGAACAGCTTGCTGGTAAAGGCCTGCAGATGTTTCAGGTTGTTGATCAACTGGTATCAAAGGCCGCTGCAGAGCGTTAA
- the ppnN gene encoding nucleotide 5'-monophosphate nucleosidase PpnN: protein MVNAIITPHGHLDVLSKSEIAVLQRSSNSAYRTLFRNCALAVLSTGVNSDDGHALLAAHADFDIEVISAPRGVKLKVTNAPENAFVGGNIIAGIRNHLFAVLRDIVFLQDQVEMWEQRDESITDMVFKTLRHARALKPRKRPNLIVCWGGHSIDKLEYDYTKEVGYRLGLRELDICTGCGIGAMKGPMKGAAIAHAKQRITDPRYIGITEPGIIASEAPNAVVNELIIMPDIEKRLEAFVRLGHGIVVFPGGAGTAEEILYILGVLLHEDNRNVNLPLIFTGPAESAAYFEQLDEFIGKTIGEEAQSLYKIIIDDPIEVANSMASAMRKVYKNRRKLDDAFFYNWSLTIDEPFQQEFDPTHANMAALDLNRNQPAARLAADLRRAFSGIVAGNVKPYGIEAIQQHGPYSLNGDPSIMRALDALLDSFVQQKRMKLSGDYTPCYVLKNQVAA from the coding sequence ATGGTAAATGCAATCATCACGCCCCACGGCCACCTTGACGTGCTTTCCAAAAGCGAAATCGCGGTACTGCAACGATCCAGTAACAGCGCGTATCGCACCTTGTTTCGCAATTGCGCACTCGCAGTACTCAGCACCGGGGTCAACAGCGACGATGGTCATGCACTGCTTGCCGCCCATGCTGATTTCGATATTGAAGTGATCAGCGCACCACGCGGAGTCAAATTAAAGGTCACCAACGCACCAGAAAATGCTTTCGTCGGCGGTAATATTATTGCTGGGATTCGTAATCATCTGTTTGCTGTCCTGCGCGACATTGTGTTCCTCCAAGACCAAGTTGAGATGTGGGAACAACGTGATGAGTCGATCACCGACATGGTATTTAAAACACTGCGTCATGCGCGCGCATTGAAGCCGAGAAAACGACCGAATCTGATCGTGTGCTGGGGCGGCCACTCGATTGATAAGCTCGAGTACGACTACACCAAAGAGGTTGGTTACCGACTGGGGTTGAGAGAACTGGACATCTGCACTGGTTGTGGCATTGGCGCGATGAAGGGACCAATGAAAGGTGCCGCCATTGCGCATGCAAAGCAACGCATCACGGACCCTCGTTATATCGGAATCACAGAACCCGGCATCATTGCGTCTGAAGCGCCAAACGCGGTAGTGAATGAGCTGATCATCATGCCTGACATTGAGAAACGACTCGAAGCGTTTGTCCGTCTCGGACACGGCATTGTTGTGTTTCCTGGTGGCGCAGGCACCGCTGAAGAAATTCTTTATATTCTTGGTGTGCTGTTGCACGAAGACAATCGCAATGTAAACCTGCCGTTGATTTTTACTGGTCCGGCTGAGAGTGCCGCGTACTTTGAGCAGCTGGACGAATTTATCGGAAAAACCATCGGCGAGGAAGCGCAGTCATTGTATAAAATCATCATCGATGACCCCATTGAAGTGGCCAATTCGATGGCCTCAGCAATGCGCAAAGTGTACAAAAATCGTCGTAAACTGGACGACGCATTTTTCTACAACTGGTCTTTAACAATTGATGAACCTTTTCAGCAAGAATTCGACCCCACACACGCGAACATGGCCGCACTCGATCTTAATCGCAACCAACCAGCTGCCCGTCTGGCAGCGGATCTTCGTCGTGCGTTTTCCGGCATCGTGGCTGGTAATGTCAAACCTTATGGGATTGAAGCTATCCAACAACATGGCCCGTACTCTTTAAATGGTGATCCGTCGATCATGCGAGCCCTAGACGCGTTGCTGGATAGTTTTGTACAGCAAAAGCGAATGAAGTTATCGGGTGATTACACACCTTGCTACGTATTGAAAAATCAAGTCGCCGCCTAA
- the dnaJ gene encoding molecular chaperone DnaJ: protein MAKRDYYEVLGVSKSVNEADLKKAYRRLAMKHHPDRNPDDAEAESRFKEVKEAYAVLSDAEKRAAYDQFGHAAFDGGMGGGAGGGFGGAGAGGFGDIFGDMFGDIFGGGGGGRQRQRRGADLRYNLELSLEDAVRGTEVNITVPRMSNCKTCSGSGAKPGSSPKQCGTCHGQGQVRIQQGFFSVQQACPQCQGKGTVVSDPCVDCHGQGRVKENKKLSVKIPAGVDEGDQIRLSGEGESAGSGGVNGDLYVSVSLKKHALFTREGVDLHCTVPISYATLALGGELEVPTLEGRAKLKVPAGTQSGKLFRLRGKGVKNVRNAGFVGDLYCEVVVETPVNLTKRQKELLQEFEETIHAGGSKHSPKENSWADKIKSFFDDLVT from the coding sequence ATGGCAAAACGCGATTACTATGAAGTTTTAGGGGTTTCCAAATCCGTGAATGAAGCGGATTTGAAGAAAGCCTATCGTCGTCTGGCGATGAAACATCACCCTGACCGTAATCCAGATGACGCCGAAGCGGAATCGCGCTTTAAAGAAGTCAAAGAAGCCTATGCAGTGCTTTCTGATGCGGAAAAGCGTGCGGCCTACGACCAGTTCGGACACGCTGCCTTTGACGGTGGAATGGGCGGTGGTGCCGGCGGTGGATTTGGTGGCGCAGGGGCTGGCGGCTTTGGCGACATCTTCGGTGATATGTTCGGTGATATCTTTGGCGGCGGCGGTGGTGGTCGACAGCGTCAGCGACGCGGTGCGGACCTGCGTTACAACCTTGAACTATCACTCGAAGACGCGGTACGTGGTACTGAAGTTAATATCACCGTACCAAGAATGTCGAACTGCAAAACCTGTTCTGGTTCAGGCGCAAAGCCTGGCAGTTCACCGAAGCAATGTGGTACCTGTCACGGCCAAGGCCAAGTTCGTATTCAGCAGGGCTTTTTCTCGGTGCAGCAGGCCTGTCCTCAATGTCAGGGCAAGGGCACTGTGGTGAGTGACCCCTGCGTTGATTGTCATGGTCAAGGACGCGTTAAAGAGAACAAGAAATTGTCGGTGAAAATCCCGGCTGGCGTGGATGAAGGTGACCAGATTCGCTTATCTGGTGAAGGTGAAAGCGCCGGCAGTGGCGGTGTCAACGGCGACCTCTATGTCTCCGTGTCACTTAAGAAGCACGCGCTCTTTACGCGTGAAGGCGTGGACTTGCACTGCACGGTACCAATCAGCTACGCCACACTAGCACTTGGTGGTGAACTCGAAGTGCCGACGCTCGAAGGCCGAGCTAAGCTTAAAGTGCCTGCCGGCACTCAGTCAGGCAAGTTGTTCCGTCTGCGCGGTAAAGGGGTTAAAAACGTACGTAATGCCGGCTTTGTCGGTGACTTGTACTGCGAGGTCGTGGTTGAGACGCCGGTAAATCTGACCAAGCGTCAAAAAGAATTGCTCCAGGAGTTCGAAGAAACAATTCATGCCGGGGGCAGTAAGCACAGTCCGAAGGAAAACTCTTGGGCCGACAAAATCAAGTCGTTTTTTGACGACCTAGTCACCTAA
- the dnaK gene encoding molecular chaperone DnaK: MGKIIGIDLGTTNSCVAVMDGDKPRVIENSEGDRTTPSYVAFADDGEVLVGQPAKRQSVTNPTNTLYAVKRLIGRKFDEDVVQRDVELMPYKIVKAKNGDAWVEANGKAMAAPEISARVLQKMKKTAEEFLGEEVTEAVVTVPAYFNDSQRQATKDAGKIAGLDVKRIINEPTAAALAYGMDQKAGDRKIAVYDLGGGTFDVSIIEIADIDGEHQFEVLSTNGDTFLGGEDFDNRIIDYLADEFNKDQGISLKGDALAMQRLKEAAEKAKIELSSSSQTEINLPYITADATGPKHLVLKLSRAKLESLVEDLIKRTIEPCKVALKDAGVSASEIDDVILVGGQTRMPKVQSAVQEFFGKEARRDVNPDEAVAMGAAIQGGVLGGNVKDVLLLDVTPLTLGIETMGGVRTALIDKNTTIPTNASQVFSTAEDNQNAVTIHVLQGEREMAAGNKSLGRFDLTDIPPAPRGTPQIEVTFDIDANGIMHVSAKDKATGKENKIVIKSSSGLSDDEIEAMIADAEAHAEEDAKVKALVEARNQAESMVNGVKKTMQDAGETLDASEKSAIEAAIAEVEEAVKGDDAEAISSKTEALMQASHKLAEQMYAQSQGGADAAGAQTDTAQDDNVVDAEFEEVNDDERKDA, translated from the coding sequence ATGGGCAAAATTATTGGAATCGATTTAGGTACCACTAACTCTTGCGTCGCGGTAATGGATGGCGATAAGCCTCGCGTTATCGAAAACAGCGAGGGCGATCGTACGACTCCCTCTTACGTGGCATTTGCTGACGATGGTGAAGTCTTAGTTGGGCAACCAGCCAAGCGCCAGTCGGTCACTAATCCGACCAACACTCTCTACGCGGTGAAGCGTTTGATAGGCCGTAAATTTGACGAAGACGTGGTTCAGCGTGATGTCGAGCTGATGCCGTACAAGATCGTGAAAGCGAAAAACGGTGACGCTTGGGTCGAAGCGAACGGCAAAGCGATGGCGGCGCCAGAAATTTCAGCACGCGTGCTGCAAAAAATGAAGAAGACGGCGGAAGAGTTCTTAGGTGAAGAAGTCACCGAAGCGGTTGTCACTGTTCCTGCGTACTTTAACGACTCACAGCGCCAAGCAACCAAAGACGCCGGTAAAATTGCCGGTTTGGATGTGAAACGCATTATCAACGAGCCGACTGCGGCAGCGCTTGCCTATGGTATGGACCAGAAAGCCGGCGATCGTAAGATTGCGGTCTACGATTTGGGTGGTGGTACCTTCGATGTGTCAATCATCGAAATTGCAGACATCGACGGCGAGCACCAGTTTGAAGTGTTATCGACCAATGGCGATACCTTCTTAGGTGGTGAAGACTTTGATAATCGCATAATCGATTACTTGGCGGATGAGTTTAATAAAGACCAAGGCATTAGCTTGAAAGGTGATGCGTTGGCGATGCAGCGTCTCAAAGAAGCCGCTGAGAAAGCCAAAATTGAATTGTCTTCTAGCTCACAGACAGAGATCAATTTGCCATACATCACAGCGGATGCAACTGGGCCTAAACACCTAGTGCTGAAACTGTCACGCGCGAAGCTTGAGTCTTTGGTTGAAGACTTGATCAAGCGCACGATCGAGCCATGTAAGGTTGCATTGAAAGATGCCGGTGTGTCTGCGAGTGAGATTGACGATGTGATCCTGGTCGGTGGTCAAACTCGTATGCCGAAAGTGCAATCCGCTGTACAAGAGTTCTTCGGTAAAGAAGCGCGTCGTGATGTGAATCCTGACGAAGCGGTGGCGATGGGTGCTGCGATTCAAGGCGGTGTATTGGGCGGGAATGTAAAAGATGTATTGTTGTTGGATGTAACGCCATTGACGCTTGGTATTGAGACCATGGGCGGTGTGCGCACGGCATTGATCGACAAGAACACCACAATTCCAACCAATGCAAGTCAAGTGTTCTCGACCGCTGAGGACAACCAAAATGCCGTCACTATTCACGTACTGCAAGGTGAACGTGAGATGGCGGCTGGGAACAAGTCTCTGGGTCGTTTTGATCTGACGGATATTCCACCGGCTCCACGTGGCACGCCACAAATCGAAGTTACTTTTGATATCGATGCGAACGGCATTATGCACGTGTCTGCAAAAGACAAAGCCACCGGCAAAGAAAACAAAATCGTAATTAAGTCGAGTTCAGGCTTGAGCGACGACGAGATTGAAGCAATGATCGCGGATGCTGAGGCACATGCTGAGGAAGACGCCAAAGTAAAAGCGTTGGTCGAAGCTCGAAATCAAGCGGAGTCCATGGTCAACGGTGTTAAGAAAACAATGCAAGACGCCGGTGAGACATTGGACGCCAGTGAAAAGTCCGCGATCGAAGCGGCGATTGCCGAGGTAGAAGAGGCCGTTAAGGGTGATGATGCCGAGGCGATATCGAGCAAAACAGAGGCATTAATGCAAGCCAGTCACAAGTTGGCAGAGCAAATGTACGCTCAGTCACAAGGTGGTGCTGATGCTGCTGGTGCACAAACAGACACAGCTCAGGACGACAACGTGGTCGATGCCGAGTTTGAAGAAGTGAACGACGACGAGCGTAAAGACGCATAA
- the grpE gene encoding nucleotide exchange factor GrpE — MTDPKNTEQKQTDTNDEALEATASEKATESSADGVEAETTVDINLQTELEAAQAEVMKLKDAYLRAKAEEENVRRRAEKEVANSRKFAVEGFAKEMLNVYDSLKLAIAVELAEDADDAIKSVHEGVNITLKQLQAALTKFSISEIQPAVGDKLDPNLHQAMSMIESDDVQSGSVINVIQSGFQLHDRLLRPAMVVVAK, encoded by the coding sequence ATGACAGATCCAAAAAATACTGAACAAAAGCAAACAGATACAAACGATGAAGCCCTGGAAGCGACGGCTAGCGAAAAAGCTACTGAGTCGTCGGCCGATGGGGTTGAGGCGGAAACGACCGTAGATATTAATCTGCAAACAGAACTGGAAGCCGCCCAAGCTGAAGTAATGAAGCTTAAAGATGCTTATCTACGAGCCAAAGCGGAAGAAGAAAATGTCCGTCGACGCGCCGAGAAAGAAGTCGCAAATAGTCGAAAATTTGCGGTCGAAGGGTTTGCCAAAGAGATGTTGAACGTGTACGACAGTTTAAAACTGGCAATTGCTGTTGAGCTTGCGGAAGACGCAGACGATGCAATTAAAAGTGTACACGAGGGCGTGAATATTACCCTGAAACAGTTGCAAGCCGCGTTGACCAAGTTTTCGATCAGTGAGATTCAGCCAGCGGTCGGTGACAAATTGGATCCAAACCTGCACCAGGCGATGAGCATGATCGAATCTGATGACGTGCAATCCGGTAGTGTGATTAATGTCATCCAAAGCGGCTTTCAATTGCATGATCGGTTGTTAAGGCCGGCAATGGTGGTGGTCGCTAAATAA
- the speD gene encoding adenosylmethionine decarboxylase yields the protein MTLETVNCATINAGAHVGTPDVACQPADQAWPTHNQTEIDPTVATDHFIVRNGVEFAGTHIILDLWGAKHLDDLQLMEQTLRKAVATAGATLLHIHLHHFTPNGGISGVAVLAESHISVHTWPEREFAAFDVFMCGDAQPEATIPVLRSAFKPSKINVSEHLRGANIDNIEPANDR from the coding sequence ATGACGCTCGAAACTGTGAACTGCGCCACAATAAATGCTGGCGCACATGTTGGAACACCCGATGTTGCCTGCCAGCCTGCAGACCAAGCCTGGCCCACCCATAATCAAACCGAAATCGATCCAACGGTCGCGACCGACCACTTTATCGTTCGTAATGGCGTCGAATTCGCCGGCACCCATATCATTCTGGATTTATGGGGCGCGAAACACTTGGACGATTTGCAATTAATGGAGCAAACTCTGCGTAAAGCTGTCGCAACAGCTGGCGCGACTCTGTTGCATATCCACTTACACCACTTTACCCCCAATGGTGGCATTTCGGGTGTTGCCGTATTGGCTGAATCTCATATCAGTGTGCATACCTGGCCTGAGCGCGAATTTGCTGCGTTTGACGTATTTATGTGTGGTGATGCACAGCCTGAAGCCACCATTCCGGTTTTAAGAAGCGCATTTAAGCCAAGCAAAATCAATGTCTCTGAGCATCTGCGTGGCGCGAACATCGACAATATCGAACCAGCGAACGACCGCTAA
- the speE gene encoding polyamine aminopropyltransferase produces MKHFKETLYDAVCQEFRIDKMYFESKTEHQHLMIFHNAQLGRVMTLDGVVQTTEADEFVYHEMLAHVPIFAHGNAKRVLIVGGGDGGMIREVLKHPVEHVTQVEIDQAVVDMAIEYLPNHSDGAYEDPRLNLVIADGFDFVKQYADGDEARFDVIISDSTDPIGPGEVLFTDSFYAYAKRCLNPGGIMVTQNGVPFFQQDEIQTTYQRMGQQFEDMHFYCAPIPTYYGGFMTFAWGTDDLAARTRNVESLRAQFDELNLDTRYYNPEIHLAAFALPQYVKRSFKSEI; encoded by the coding sequence ATGAAACACTTTAAAGAGACCTTGTACGATGCAGTCTGTCAGGAATTTCGCATCGACAAAATGTACTTTGAAAGTAAAACCGAGCATCAGCATCTGATGATTTTTCACAACGCTCAGTTGGGGCGTGTTATGACGCTTGATGGCGTCGTGCAAACCACTGAGGCGGATGAGTTCGTTTATCACGAAATGCTGGCCCATGTCCCCATCTTTGCGCATGGCAACGCGAAACGTGTGCTGATCGTTGGCGGCGGCGATGGCGGTATGATCCGCGAAGTACTTAAACACCCTGTCGAACACGTAACCCAAGTTGAAATCGATCAAGCTGTGGTGGACATGGCGATCGAGTATCTGCCAAACCACTCAGATGGTGCTTACGAAGATCCACGCCTAAATCTAGTGATTGCCGACGGATTTGATTTTGTGAAGCAATATGCAGATGGTGATGAAGCTCGGTTTGACGTGATCATTTCCGATAGCACCGACCCCATTGGCCCTGGCGAAGTATTATTCACTGATAGCTTCTACGCCTACGCCAAACGGTGCCTCAACCCGGGCGGTATTATGGTCACGCAAAATGGTGTCCCGTTTTTTCAACAGGATGAAATTCAAACGACCTATCAGAGAATGGGCCAACAGTTTGAGGATATGCATTTTTACTGCGCACCCATACCAACTTACTATGGTGGCTTTATGACCTTTGCCTGGGGCACCGATGATCTGGCAGCGCGCACGCGCAACGTGGAAAGCCTACGCGCACAATTCGACGAGCTTAACTTGGATACGCGCTACTACAATCCAGAAATCCATCTAGCCGCTTTCGCCCTGCCCCAGTACGTTAAACGTAGTTTTAAATCCGAGATTTAA
- a CDS encoding type III PLP-dependent enzyme → MNNPHPIDTRPLITGDDPAAQTYYQDLVSEYGSPLLVLNGRVLKTRFKALQAALPEVDLYYAVKAHPDPEIIKIIDQLGGGFDIASAGEMSLLLDHKVSGRRTIHTHPIKKDQEIRDGLRFGATTFVIDNVHELKKLVPYRSRVGVLLRVSFRSASAIVDLSKKFGCAPDEVSELVQEANALGIHVKGLSFHVGSQCHDASKHVEAISRCHRLMQEINETANKPLSVLDIGGGFPADYELKGLDIEAFCMPIRAALAELPRDWHLIAEPGRYLVAPSVTSVTTVAGKSMRNGFRWYYLDDGIYGSYSGQLFDHATYPLQVFRDGERMPSIVAGPTCDSIDVVAENIGLPELEIGDLVIGHQMGAYTAATKTRFNSIPDARLVVVDHPQEPPVLVN, encoded by the coding sequence ATGAACAACCCGCACCCAATCGACACACGCCCACTAATTACGGGTGACGATCCGGCAGCACAAACGTATTACCAGGACTTGGTCTCGGAGTACGGCTCTCCTTTGTTGGTCCTCAACGGTCGTGTTCTAAAAACGCGTTTCAAAGCACTGCAAGCGGCGCTACCAGAGGTAGATTTATACTATGCCGTCAAGGCACACCCAGACCCCGAAATCATCAAAATCATTGACCAGCTTGGCGGTGGTTTTGATATCGCCTCGGCTGGTGAAATGAGCTTATTGTTGGATCACAAAGTGTCTGGACGACGAACCATTCACACGCATCCAATTAAGAAAGATCAGGAAATTCGCGATGGCCTGCGTTTTGGTGCCACCACCTTTGTGATCGACAATGTCCACGAGCTGAAAAAACTGGTGCCCTATCGTTCTCGTGTTGGCGTATTACTGAGAGTCAGTTTCCGCAGTGCGTCGGCAATCGTTGATCTGTCCAAAAAATTTGGTTGTGCACCAGATGAGGTTTCAGAGCTAGTACAAGAGGCAAATGCACTGGGCATTCACGTTAAAGGGTTGTCATTCCATGTCGGTTCTCAGTGTCACGATGCCAGTAAACATGTGGAGGCGATTTCGCGCTGCCATAGATTAATGCAGGAAATTAATGAAACCGCAAACAAGCCGCTCAGTGTCCTCGATATTGGCGGCGGATTCCCTGCTGACTACGAGCTCAAGGGGCTCGACATCGAGGCGTTCTGTATGCCAATCCGGGCGGCACTGGCAGAATTGCCGAGAGATTGGCATCTGATCGCAGAGCCGGGGCGCTACTTGGTCGCCCCATCGGTCACCAGCGTGACCACGGTTGCCGGAAAATCAATGCGTAATGGGTTCCGTTGGTATTATCTGGACGATGGTATTTACGGCTCGTACTCGGGCCAGCTGTTCGATCACGCAACCTATCCGTTACAAGTATTCAGAGACGGTGAACGTATGCCAAGCATTGTTGCCGGCCCAACCTGTGACAGTATTGATGTGGTTGCCGAAAATATCGGTCTACCGGAACTGGAAATTGGCGATTTAGTGATCGGCCACCAAATGGGCGCGTACACAGCCGCCACCAAAACACGCTTCAACTCGATACCGGACGCTCGACTGGTGGTCGTTGACCATCCACAGGAGCCACCGGTCTTGGTCAACTAA
- a CDS encoding LysR family transcriptional regulator, producing MDINAFRTFLEVAKTRHFGRAAGNLCVTQSAVSARIKALEESMGTELFVRERSNIHLSPSGEALLFHANSIVNMWNRARQEVSLPEGMQTSLNVGGLPGLWDIALQEWLNAVLAEHAEMAITAEIYSAELLVEKVINRSLDVAFMYEAPQSHHVESQVFDTIQLRLVASEPGLTSNDALQTGYVYVDWGSYFGVQHAAEFPQSPVAKLYTSSARIAFESIKANGGAAYLATPMVSRAVLAGEVFYVTDAPVFQRAAHAVFHKNSQKSDFVRSLLSLHAQ from the coding sequence ATGGACATCAACGCATTTAGGACCTTTTTAGAGGTTGCCAAGACACGCCATTTTGGTCGCGCCGCCGGCAATCTCTGTGTCACTCAGTCTGCAGTCAGCGCCCGTATTAAAGCCCTTGAAGAGAGCATGGGTACCGAATTGTTTGTACGCGAGCGCAGTAATATTCACCTGAGTCCGAGCGGTGAAGCCCTGCTGTTTCATGCCAACAGCATAGTCAATATGTGGAATCGTGCGCGACAAGAAGTGAGTCTGCCGGAGGGAATGCAAACCAGTTTGAATGTGGGAGGTCTACCGGGTTTATGGGATATCGCGTTGCAAGAGTGGCTTAATGCGGTTCTTGCAGAACATGCTGAAATGGCCATCACGGCGGAGATTTACAGTGCTGAATTGTTGGTGGAGAAAGTTATAAATCGTTCTCTGGATGTGGCCTTTATGTATGAGGCCCCGCAGTCACATCATGTCGAGTCCCAAGTATTCGACACAATTCAGTTGCGATTGGTGGCGTCAGAGCCAGGTCTGACCAGTAACGACGCGCTTCAAACCGGCTATGTTTATGTGGACTGGGGTAGTTACTTCGGTGTGCAGCATGCAGCCGAATTCCCTCAGTCACCCGTGGCGAAGCTTTACACCAGCTCTGCTCGAATCGCGTTCGAGAGCATTAAAGCGAATGGCGGCGCAGCGTATTTAGCTACTCCGATGGTCAGCAGGGCGGTCTTAGCTGGTGAGGTGTTCTATGTGACAGACGCGCCAGTGTTTCAACGTGCCGCGCATGCCGTATTCCATAAAAATAGCCAGAAATCGGACTTTGTCCGAAGTTTGTTGTCTCTGCATGCACAGTAA
- a CDS encoding PA3496 family putative envelope integrity protein yields the protein MRKHSSKSDQHNDNDEILFGDFEDMSEDEFFEQFEKRDSRKRSRRKREARRQIERYNEDRELARWINDYHLDSYE from the coding sequence ATGCGAAAGCACAGCTCAAAATCTGATCAGCACAACGACAATGACGAAATCTTGTTTGGCGATTTTGAAGATATGTCTGAAGACGAATTCTTCGAGCAGTTTGAGAAACGAGACAGTCGGAAACGAAGCCGACGCAAACGCGAAGCTCGGCGTCAAATCGAGCGCTACAACGAGGACCGAGAACTCGCTCGTTGGATCAACGATTATCATCTAGATTCCTATGAATAA